A DNA window from Aquarana catesbeiana isolate 2022-GZ linkage group LG01, ASM4218655v1, whole genome shotgun sequence contains the following coding sequences:
- the LOC141124163 gene encoding uncharacterized protein, giving the protein MPSSVQGNLKKIKAGEKCRGYHLSGKLMSIWKTYKELTSLKGEIKTAGKTMKENIDSVHNDLSLCLPIYFPLMKLQHVTDWESLRKILQSKSFKGRGDHERDEFRDLSFWSADICPDDIESARHQAYDQVRHVVNAEIFQTEIKEQYASSPAFNKSASRYGNFRLSFPLSYLLSLYKTQHCRDEEPQLRILGTDIYKQEIAHYIVVHRPNIDQFNDLPIVPTAQNISGSMPFVYWMEETLFWRPESTSRSLKLKISEEDCQVRKADPPRSRRSKPWRKKRAYEPRCVWNELVVAFHLPGNGRLQLPMSHLLTNLTPCDVLQPYLRKTPMQKHEAKDIIRRLREEAK; this is encoded by the coding sequence ATGCCGTCCTCTGTACAGGGAAATCTAAAGAAGATAAAAGCTGGAGAAAAATGCAGAGGATACCACCTTTCTGGAAAATTAATGTCCATCTGGAAGACTTATAAAGAACTGACTTCTCTCAAAGGTGAGATAAAGACAGCGGGGAAAACCATGAAGGAGAACATTGACAGTGTTCACaatgatctctctctctgtctaccAATATACTTCCCCCTCATGAAGCTGCAGCATGTCACTGATTGGGAATCCTTACGAAAAATCCTGCAATCAAAATCTTTCAAGGGAAGAGGAGACCATGAGAGAGATGAATTCAGAGACCTGTCATTCTGGAGTGCAGACATCTGTCCAGATGACATTGAAAGCGCTCGGCATCAGGCCTATGACCAAGTCCGACATGTGGTAAATGCAGAGATATTCCAGACAGAGATAAAGGAACAATATGCCAGCTCTCCGGCGTTCAATAAATCTGCTTCTCGGTACGGCAACTTCAGACTTTCCTTCCCATTGTCCTACCTTCTGTCCTTGTACAAGACTCAGCACTGCCGGGATGAGGAACCTCAACTGAGGATTCTGGGGACTGATATCTACAAACAGGAGATTGCTCACTACATTGTAGTTCACCGTCCCAACATCGACCAGTTCAATGACCTTCCAATTGTGCCAACTGCCCAGAACATCTCTGGATCTATGCCCTTTGTCTACTGGATGGAGGAAACATTGTTCTGGAGGCCAGAATCCACCTCCAGATCTCTGAAGCTGAAGATCTCTGAGGAAGACTGCCAGGTGAGAAAAGCAGACCCTCCTCGTTCTAGAAGGTCAAAGCCCTGGCGTAAAAAGCGTGCCTATGAACCTCGCTGTGTGTGGAATGAGCTGGTGGTTGCCTTTCACCTTCCCGGCAATGGACGGCTTCAACTCCCTATGTCACACCTTCTGACCAACCTGACTCCTTGTGATGTCCTACAGCCTTACTTAAGGAAAACACCGATGCAGAAGCATGAAGCCAAGGATATAATAAGAAGATTGAGGGAAGAGGCAAAATAA